Within the Miscanthus floridulus cultivar M001 chromosome 2, ASM1932011v1, whole genome shotgun sequence genome, the region CTTGGGAGGCTGCTCtgctcctttcttgcctcttgcaTTTTCTTCTCTCGCTCGCGCTCCAATCTTCTTGCGGTTTACTAGTACGAGTACTAGCTGTTGCTGTCTTCTCTGCCTCGCGACATTTCCTGGCATTTCAATCGGTTGCTGCACGCGGTCTCTTGCAGTCGCTACAACAAGGAAGGGAAACAAGGCCGCCGCGTCGCCATGGGAGTCCTCTTCTCGTGCCCCGCCGACGACTACGACCCGCTGGACCTGCAGGAGgaagcgccggcgccggcgacgtcCTCCACCGCGGGCGCAGGGGAGCCAGCGCCGGCCATCCTCAGGGCGTCGCTGGGCTCCGGCAAGCTGCGCATCGAGGGGTCGCTGAGCTTCAAGCGCGCGCAGGCCGCGCTGCTGCAGGTGGAAACCGAGATCTCCATCCGgaccgccgacgccgccgccatgCTCGCGCCGGGGCCCCTGCTGCCCAGGGCGAGGTTCGCCGAGCCGGCGGCCGCGGACAGCCCCAAGCACGAGGCGGCGGCGCTGAGGCTGCAGAAGGTGTACAAGAGCTTCCGCACGCGCCGCCAGCTCGCCGACTGCGCCGTGCTCGTGGAGCAGAGCTGGTGGAAGCTGCTGGACTTCGCGCTGCTCAAGCGCAGCTCCGTCTCCTTCTTCGACATCGAGAAGCAGGAGACCGCCATGTCCAAGTGGTCAAGGGCGAGGACGCGGGTCGCCAAGGTCGGGAAGGGGTTGCTCAAGGACGAGAACGCTCAGAAGCTTGCGTTGCAGCACTGGCTCGAAGCGGTGAGCATCTCAGTCTGCGAATCTAAACAGTCTTGTACTAGTTTCTACTCATATTTTTGCAGCCAATAATATATATGCAGTACTAACTTTTCATCAAACTGAAAATTGTTTTATGATGAACAGATTGACCCTCGGCACCGGTACGGCCATAATCTTCACTACTACTATGATTGCTGGCTCCACTCCGAAAGCAAGCAACCTTTCTTCTACTGGTAAGTACTAACTCTGATTTCACAGTTTCAGCCGCTGGCTGCAATGACAACTTAAGCTGATGATCTTGATTTGGCGATGCAGGCTTGATGTCGGAGAAGGCAGGGAGATCAATCTTGAAGGCAAGTGCTCAAGATCAAAGCTTCTGAGCCAGTGCATCAAGTACCTTGGACCAGTAAGTATTCAGTATTCACAGAACAGAGAGATTGACTGAGGAAAGTGAAGAAAAAAAACTACGATGGCTAATGTACCATGCTTATATTTGCGCAGAAAGAAAGAGAGGACTATGAAGTCGTAATCGAGGACGGCAAGTTCTTGTACAAGAAAAGTGGGCAAATCCTTGACACTTCTTGCGGACCGCGAGACGCAAAGTGGATCTTTGTTCTTAGCACGTCTAAGAACTTGTACGTTGGCCAGGTAAATATTTTGATGCCGTCGCATTGGAAAAGTTTCACTCAAGCCTAGAATTATCTGTTCATCGTGTAACATTGTCCTGTAACTTCAAACCAAATGCAGAAGAAAAAGGGAACATTTCAACACTCTAGCTTCCTTGCTGGAGGGGCCACTTCTGCTGCTGGGCGATTGGTTGTTGAGGACGGAACTTTGAAGGTACCTATCAATCTACTATCATTCTACCATGAGCAGATTTTCAGTTGCACTTTTTCAGTTACCACTTTGTTAGATATCATGCTGAGGCAAATCTGCTATGTTTGTGTGACAGGCTATTTGGCCTCACAGCGGACACTACCGGCCGACAGAGGAGAACTTCCAAGAGTTTAAGAGCTTCCTCAAGGACAACTTGGTTGATCTAACCGATGTTAAGGTTGGCGCATGGCAACCCTGATCATTCAGAAAGCTAACTGAACATCTCTATAGTTGACGTGAGGTTAATTCTTTTCTGTGAACTCGCTTGCTGCAGATGAGCCCAGATGAGGAGGATGAGTTCTGGGGCAGTCTCAGGAGAATCACTTCAGAGAGCGAGAAAACGCAAGACCAAACAACGGCTGCGCCTGAAGAAACCGGTCCTGAAGCTGCTGGCAGTGGCAGTACAGATACCCGGAGACGCGAAGAAGAAACTGCAACGGCACGGCCAGAACCATCAGAAGACGTCGATCAGGAGGCGGCCGAAGAGCAGCAGGCGCCAGTGCCGCGGGAGAAGATCCTGCAGCGGATCAACTCCAAGAAGGAGATGAAGTCGTACCAGCTGGGCAAGCAGCTGTCGTTCAAGTGGACCACGGGGGCGGGGCCCCGGATCGGGTGCGTCCGCGACTACCCGTCGGAGCTCCAGCTGCAGGCGCTGGAGCAGGTGAACCTCTCGCCGAGGtgccatgccgccgccgccgccgccgcctcccggtTCGCCTCGCCGCTTAGGCGAAGCTTCAACCAGCCAGCGTCAGCGAGGGGGTGCGAGGCGTCCACGCCGAGGGAGGCGTTCCGGTCGCCTCTGCAGCACGGTGCACTTGCAGTTGCAGTGCCAGGCGCAGCTGACTGACGAGCGCAGTTGCAGGCTTGCAGTCGCAGCTGAAAATTTTCTTGAAGAATCCTCGGACAATTCGATGAATGAAGATGTGAAAAGTTTTGAAGAATCCTTAGACAATTCAATGGACGATGAAGGTGTGTATAATAGGTAGGCAGGGGCCAGGGAAAATAATGGAACATACTGCTTGAGTAGTAGATGTCATAGGGCAGGTAGTAGTGTACACTATACAGTATACATATACTAATACACATTGTTTACTGAAGGATGTGATACAGGTAGTTAACCACAAGGTTTTATACAAATTCTTTCATTCCTTACATGTATTAAAAAAAAACTGTACTGAAGCAAGCATGGTTTGACATGTATTGCGTGGAATTGTATCTATCATATCAGAAAACTCTGACCTGGAAAGAAATGTCTCTACGCAGCTCGTGTCAAACGGACCTCTCAA harbors:
- the LOC136539798 gene encoding IQ domain-containing protein IQM2-like, giving the protein MGVLFSCPADDYDPLDLQEEAPAPATSSTAGAGEPAPAILRASLGSGKLRIEGSLSFKRAQAALLQVETEISIRTADAAAMLAPGPLLPRARFAEPAAADSPKHEAAALRLQKVYKSFRTRRQLADCAVLVEQSWWKLLDFALLKRSSVSFFDIEKQETAMSKWSRARTRVAKVGKGLLKDENAQKLALQHWLEAIDPRHRYGHNLHYYYDCWLHSESKQPFFYWLDVGEGREINLEGKCSRSKLLSQCIKYLGPKEREDYEVVIEDGKFLYKKSGQILDTSCGPRDAKWIFVLSTSKNLYVGQKKKGTFQHSSFLAGGATSAAGRLVVEDGTLKAIWPHSGHYRPTEENFQEFKSFLKDNLVDLTDVKMSPDEEDEFWGSLRRITSESEKTQDQTTAAPEETGPEAAGSGSTDTRRREEETATARPEPSEDVDQEAAEEQQAPVPREKILQRINSKKEMKSYQLGKQLSFKWTTGAGPRIGCVRDYPSELQLQALEQVNLSPRCHAAAAAAASRFASPLRRSFNQPASARGCEASTPREAFRSPLQHGALAVAVPGAAD